The following are encoded in a window of Carya illinoinensis cultivar Pawnee chromosome 15, C.illinoinensisPawnee_v1, whole genome shotgun sequence genomic DNA:
- the LOC122297549 gene encoding DExH-box ATP-dependent RNA helicase DExH10, translating to MEESPSLGKRKEPEPEPEESKVAEIHNQGSAPKRQREPEDSEVTETINHESIVNRHREPKESEVTRTPNQTSLQNKSNLMRTCVHEVAVPSGYTSTKDESSHGTLSNPIYNGKTAKTYPFTLDPFQQVSVACLERNESVLVSAHTSAGKTAVAEYAIAMAFREKQRVIYTSPLKALSNQKYRELSQEFKDVGLMTGDVTLSPNASCLVMTTEILRGMLYRGSEVLKEVAWVIFDEIHYMKDRERGVVWEESIIFLPPAIKMVFLSATMSNATEFAEWICFVHKQPCHVVYTDFRPTPLQHYVFPMGGNGLYLVVDENEQFREDNFVKLQDTFSKQKLDVNKGSNGKAGGRIARGGNASGGSDIYKIVKMIMERKFQPVIIFSFSRRECEQHAMSMSKLDFNNQEEKDTVEEVFRSAILCLNEEDRNLPAIELMLPLLQRGIAVHHSGLLPVIKELVEILFQEGLVKALFATETFAMGLNMPAKTVVFTAVKKWDGDSHRYIGSGEYIQMSGRAGRRGKDERGICIIMVDEQMEMNSLKDMVLGKPAPLVSTFRLSYYSILNLLSRAEGQFTAEHVIRNSFHQFQHEKALPDIGKKVSKLEQEAVVLDASGEAEVAEYHKLKLDIAQLEKKLMAEITRPERVLYHLRPGRLVKIREGGTDWGWGVVVNVIKKPSAGVGALPSRGVGYIVDTLLHCSPGSSENGSRPKPCPPHPGEKGEMHVVPVQLPLISALSKLMVSIPSDLRPLEARQSILLAIQELKTRFPQGLPKLNPVEDMGIKDPEIVELVNQIEELEQKIYAHPLQKSQDVQQMRSFLRKAEVNHEIQQLKSKMRDSQLQKFRDELKNRSRVLKRLGHIDADGVVQLKGRAACLIDTGDELLVTELMFNGTFNDLDHHQIAALASCFIPGDKSSEQIQLRTELARPLQQLQESARRIAEIQYECKLEINVDEYVESTVRPYLMDVIYCWSKGANFAEVIEMTDVFEGSIIRSARRLDEFLNQLRAAANAVGEVDLENKFAAASESLRRGIMFANSLYL from the exons ATGGAAGAATCTCCGTCACTAGGGAAACGAAAAGAACCTGAACCTGAACCTGAAGAATCAAAGGTCGCAGAAATCCATAATCAAGGATCTGCTCCGAAACGACAGAGAGAACCTGAAGATTCAGAGGTCACTGAAACCATAAATCATGAGTCTATTGTGAATCGACATAGAGAACCCAAAGAATCAGAGGTTACAAGGACACCTAATCAAACTTCtctccaaaataaaagcaatttGATGCGCACATGTGTGCATGAGGTTGCGGTTCCGAGCGGATACACTTCGACCAAGGATGAATCGAGTCATGGAACACTCTCAAATCCCATATATAATGGCAAGACGGCGAAAACATATCCTTTTACTCTTGACCCATTTCAGCAGGTATCTGTGGCATGCTTAGAACGGAATGAGTCGGTTCTGGTGTCAGCACATACTTCGGCAGGTAAAACTGCAGTTGCTGAGTATGCGATAGCAATGGCTTTTAGAGAGAAGCAAAGGGTTATATATACTTCACCATTGAAAGCTTTGAGCAATCAGAAATACAGGGAGCTTAGTCAGGAATTTAAAGATGTTGGGTTGATGACAGGTGATGTTACTTTGTCACCTAATGCTAGTTGTTTGGTCATGACAACTGAGATTCTTAGGGGAATGCTTTATAGGGGATCAGAGGTTTTAAAGGAAGTCGCATGGGTCATATTTGATGAAATCCATTATATGAAGGATCGTGAAAGAGGGGTTGTTTGGGAAGAGAGTATTATATTTTTGCCGCCTGCTATTAAAATGGTATTTCTGTCGGCAACAATGTCGAATGCCACTGAGTTTGCTGAGTGGATCTGTTTTGTGCACAAACAGCCATGTCATGTTGTGTACACTGATTTCCGACCGACTCCTCTACAGCATTATGTTTTTCCCATGGGTGGAAATGGTTTGTATCTTGTGGTCGATGAGAATGAGCAGTTCAGGGAGGACAATTTTGTGAAGCTGCAGGATACTTTCTCCAAACAGAAACTTGATGTTAACAAGGGCTCTAATGGCAAAGCAGGTGGGAGGATTGCAAGAGGCGGGAATGCTTCTGGTGGTTCTGACATATACAAAATTGTGAAG ATGATTATGGAACGGAAATTCCAACCAGTAATCATCTTCAGCTTCAGTAGAAGAGAATGTGAACAACATGCGATGTCCATGTCAAAGCTTGATTTTAATAATCAAGAGGAAAAAGATACTGTGGAAGAGGTTTTTCGTAGTGCAATACTCTGCTTGAATGAGGAAGACAGAAACTTACCTGCTATTGAGTTGATGTTGCCACTACTTCAGCGAGGTATTGCTGTTCATCATTCTGGTCTTCTTCCTGTCATCAAGGAATTGGTGGAGATTCTTTTCCAGGAAGGCCTTGTAAAGGCCCTTTTTGCTACAGAAACA TTTGCCATGGGATTAAACATGCCGGCAAAAACTGTTGTTTTCACAGCTGTCAAGAAGTGGGATGGTGATAGTCATCGTTACATTGGTTCTGGCGAATATATACAG ATGAGTGGGAGGGCTGGGCGCCGTGGCAAAGATGAGCGTGGTATTTGTATCATAATGGTTGATGAGCAG ATGGAGATGAATTCACTCAAGGACATGGTTTTGGGTAAACCTGCACCGCTAGTTAGTACTTTCAGGCTGAGCTACTACTCGATTTTGAATTTATTGAGTCGTGCCGAAGGCCAGTTTACTGCTGAGCATGTAATCAGGAATTCATTCCATCAATTTCAGCACGAGAAG GCCTTACCTGATATAGGGAAAAAAGTTTCGAAGTTGGAGCAGGAAGCTGTGGTGCTTGATGCTTCCGGAGAG GCTGAAGTTGCTGAATATCATAAGCTAAAACTAGATATAGCCCAACTTGAGAAGAAGTTGATGGCTGAAATAACCAGGCCCGAAAGGGTTCTGTACCATCTTCGTCCTGGTCGGCTG GTCAAGATAAGGGAAGGTGGAACAGATTGGGGTTGGGGGGTTGTGGTTAATGTTATAAAAAAGCCCTCCGCTGGAGTAGGTGCATTGCCATCGCGTGGGGTTGGATATATAGTAGATACTTTACTTCATTGCTCACCAGGTTCAAGTGAGAATGGTTCACGGCCAAAACCATGCCCACCTCATCCCGGAGAAAAGGGTGAAATGCATGTG GTACCTGTTCAATTGCCCTTAATTTCTGCTCTAAGCAAACTGATGGTATCCATTCCTTCTGATCTCCGGCCCTTGGAAGCGAGGCAAAGTATATTGCTTGCCATACAGGAGCTGAAAACACGTTTTCCACAAGGCCTTCCCAAGCTTAATCCTGTGGAG GACATGGGCATTAAAGATCCGGAAATTGTGGAGTTGGTGAACCAAATTGAGGAACTCGAACAGAAGATATATGCACATCCACTGCAGAAG TCCCAAGATGTGCAACAGATGAGAAGTTTCCTGAGGAAAGCAGAAGTGAACCATGAAATTCAACAACTTAAGTCGAAAATGCGTGATTCCCAG CTTCAAAAATTCCGTGATGAACTTAAGAACCGTTCACGGGTCTTGAAAAGGCTCGGTCATATTGATGCTGATGGTGTTGTCCAGTTGAAGGGACGGGCAGCCTGCTTGATAGACACAGGCGATGAGCTCCTCGTCACTGAACTGATGTTTAATG GTACGTTCAATGATCTTGATCATCACCAAATTGCGGCTCTTGCAAGTTGCTTTATACCAGGAGACAAATCTAGTGAGCAGATACAACTGCGAACTGAGCTAGCCAGACCCTTACAACAACTTCAAGAAAGTGCAAGAAGAATAGCGGAG ATTCAATATGAATGCAAATTGGAGATAAATGTGGATGAGTACGTGGAATCAACTGTAAGGCCGTACTTGATGGATGTAATTTATTGCTGGTCAAAG GGAGCAAATTTTGCGGAGGTTATCGAGATGACAGATGTTTTTGAGGGTAGCATTATTAGAAGTGCTAGAAGGCTTGATGAGTTTTTGAATCAG TTGCGTGCTGCTGCTAATGCTGTAGGAGAAGTTGATTTAGAAAACAAATTTGCAGCTGCTAGTGAAAGCCTTCGCCGAGGTATAATGTTTGCCAATTCCCTGTATCTGTAA
- the LOC122297551 gene encoding biotin carboxylase 1, chloroplastic isoform X2 has product MDATMHMCKSVTSPPGLFVGRSGGIRSSQCSFMVGNRVNFPRQSARSVQVSSYKSKKRGGALYATCRADKILVANRGEIAVRVIRTAHEMGIPCVAVYSTIDKDALHVKLADESVCIGEAPSNQSYLVIPNVLSAAISRKCTMLHPGYGFLAENAVFVEMCREHGINFIGPNPDSIRVMGDKSTARDTMKKAGVPTVPGSDGLLQTTEEAIRLSHEIGFPVMIKATAGGGGRGMRLAKEPDEFVKLLQQAKSEAAAAFGNDGVYLEKYIQNPRHIEFQVLADKYGNVVHFGERDCSIQRRNQKLLEEAPSPALTPELRKAMGDAAVAAAASIGYIGVGTVEFLLDERGSFYFMEMNTRIQVEHPVTEMISSVDLIEEQILVAMGEKLRYKQEDIVLRGHSIECRINAEDAFKGFRPGPGRITAYLPSGGPFVRMDSHVYPDYVVPPSYDSLLGKLIVWAPTREKAIERMKRALDDTIITGVPTTIEYHKLILDIEDFRNGKVDTAFIPKHEQELAEM; this is encoded by the exons ATGGATGCCACGATGCATATGTGCAAATCTGTCACCTCGCCTCCT GGTTTATTCGTGGGGAGAAGTGGAGGAATCAGAAGCTCCCAATGCAGCTTCATGGTGGGGAATAGAGTGAATTTTCCCAGGCAAAGTGCTCGGAGTGTACAAGTTAGTAGTTACAAATCTAAAAAGCGTGGAGGAGCTCTGTATGCTACATGTCGTGCTGACAAAATCCTGGTGGCAAATAGAGGAGAGATTGCTGTTCGGGTCATTAGAACTGCGCATGAGATGGGAATACCCTGTGTGGCCGTGTACTCAACCATAGACAAGGATGCGCTTCATGTCAAATTGGCTGATGAATCAGTTTGCATAGGCGAAGCGCCGAGCAACCAATC GTACCTGGTGATTCCAAATGTTTTATCTGCTGCAATCAGCCGTAAATGTACAATGCTGCATCCTGGGTATGGCTTCCTTGCTGAGAATGCAGTATTCGTTGAAATGTGCAGAGAACATGGAATCAACTTTATTGGGCCCAAT CCTGACAGTATCCGTGTTATGGGTGATAAGTCAACTGCTAGAGATACAATGAAGAAAGCAGGCGTGCCCACTGTACCAGGAAGTGACGGATTGTTGCAG ACCACAGAAGAAGCTATCAGGCTTTCCCATGAGATTGGATTTCCTGTTATGATCAAG GCAACGGCAGGTGGTGGTGGCCGTGGGATGCGTCTAGCTAAAGAACCTGATGAGTTTGTGAAGTTACTGCAG CAAGCCAAGAGTGAGGCTGCGGCTGCTTTTGGAAATGATGGAGTTTATCTGGAGAAGTACATTCAAAATCCAAGGCACATTGAATTCCAG GTTCTTGCGGATAAATATGGTAATGTCGTCCACTTTGGAGAGCGTGATTGCAGCATCCAG AGACGGAACCAAAAACTGCTGGAAGAAGCACCTTCTCCTGCTTTGACCCCTGAGTTGCGGAAAGCTATGGGTGACGCAGCAGTTGCAGCAGCAGCATCCATTGGTTACATTGGTGTTGGAACAGTCGAGTTCCTTTTGGATGAAAGAGGTTCCTTCTACTTTATGGAAATGAATACTCGGATCCAG GTTGAGCATCCTGTGACAGAGATGATTTCCTCTGTGGACTTGATTGAGGAACAAATTCTTGTAGCTATGGGTGAAAAACTCCGGTACAAACAG GAAGATATTGTGCTCAGAGGACATTCAATTGAATGCCGAATCAATGCAGAAGACGCCTTTAAGGGATTTCGACCTGGACCAG GGAGAATAACCGCATATCTGCCATCTGGAGGACCGTTTGTTAGAATGGATAGCCATGTTTATCCTGACTATGTGGTTCCTCCTAGCTATGACTCCCTTCTTGGAAAG CTTATTGTCTGGGCTCCAACAAGAGAAAAGGCAATTGAGCGCATGAAAAGGGCTCTTGACGACACTATTATTACAG